A window from Spirochaetota bacterium encodes these proteins:
- a CDS encoding DUF362 domain-containing protein encodes MKEYFSALSKHGAGVQSRSSRKDFLRAIAAFIGSIPLISGIVLPYRALAAEKLKPRPRRQVKTLYDLAVVSGDSPAAMVRKAVETLGGIDRFVHSGDIVVVKPNIGWDREPKYAANTNPELLAALIRLCYAAGAKKVKVFDNTCNAAVMCYANSGIAEAVKKAGGHISHINKNKFMAGSFPEGSPMKSWPIYRDAVECDCFINVPIAKHHGLARLTLSMKNLMGVCGGNRGEIHRNIDEKLADLTGFINPDLTVIDAYRILLRNGPSGGNLKDVKLAKTVIAGTDPVLADAYAATLFDIDPQDIGYIKIGEEKKLGTLDIAKAAIKKLTV; translated from the coding sequence ATGAAAGAATATTTTTCTGCGCTGTCAAAACACGGCGCCGGCGTTCAATCCCGCTCTTCGAGAAAAGATTTTCTCCGTGCCATTGCCGCGTTCATCGGCTCGATCCCGCTCATCAGCGGGATCGTTCTTCCTTACAGGGCCCTTGCCGCGGAGAAGTTAAAGCCCCGACCCAGGCGCCAGGTCAAAACCCTGTATGACCTGGCCGTTGTCAGTGGCGATAGCCCCGCGGCCATGGTCAGAAAAGCGGTAGAAACCCTGGGAGGCATCGACAGGTTCGTACACTCCGGCGACATCGTCGTGGTCAAGCCGAACATCGGCTGGGACCGGGAGCCGAAATACGCCGCCAACACGAACCCTGAGCTGCTGGCGGCGCTCATCAGGCTCTGCTATGCGGCCGGGGCCAAAAAGGTGAAGGTCTTCGACAACACCTGCAACGCAGCGGTCATGTGCTACGCCAACAGCGGCATCGCCGAGGCGGTCAAGAAGGCGGGCGGCCACATATCCCACATCAACAAGAACAAGTTCATGGCGGGGAGCTTCCCCGAAGGGAGCCCCATGAAGTCATGGCCCATATACCGCGACGCGGTGGAATGCGACTGCTTCATCAACGTGCCCATAGCCAAGCACCACGGCCTGGCGCGGCTCACCCTTTCCATGAAGAACCTGATGGGAGTCTGCGGCGGCAACCGCGGGGAGATACACCGTAACATCGACGAGAAGCTCGCCGACCTCACCGGCTTCATCAATCCCGACCTGACCGTCATCGACGCCTACCGGATCCTTCTGCGGAACGGGCCCTCCGGCGGCAACCTGAAGGACGTGAAGCTGGCAAAAACGGTCATCGCCGGCACGGACCCTGTCCTGGCCGACGCCTACGCGGCGACGCTTTTTGATATCGACCCGCAGGACATCGGCTACATTAAGATCGGCGAGGAAAAAAAGCTCGGAACACTGGATATCGCGAAAGCCGCCATCAAAAAACTTACGGTGTAA